The Anolis carolinensis isolate JA03-04 chromosome 1, rAnoCar3.1.pri, whole genome shotgun sequence genome window below encodes:
- the slc25a29 gene encoding mitochondrial basic amino acids transporter isoform X3: MMGLTFINALVFGVQGNTIRALGKDTPLNQFLAGSAAGAIQCVICCPMELAKTRMQLQGTGEYKLKSKNYKNSLDCLIKIYRKEGLRGINRGMASTFMRETPSFGFYFLTYDCLTRYLGCEAEDSYIIPKLLLAGGMSGIVSWLSTYPVDVIKSRLQADGVGGVVRYQGILDCVRKSYHAEGLRVFTRGLTSTLLRAFPVNAATFATVTVFLMYMRSEDNQIKDNQIRGDLSGCEAGPAIQQPSSF, from the coding sequence ATGATGGGACTTACCTTCATTAATGCCCTTGTGTTTGGGGTGCAAGGGAACACGATCCGTGCTCTTGGGAAGGACACACCGCTAAACCAGTTCCTTGCAGGTTCAGCAGCAGGTGCCATCCAGTGCGTCATCTGCTGCCCCATGGAACTGGCTAAGACGCGAATGCAGCTCCAAGGAACGGGCGAATAcaagttgaagtccaagaacTACAAAAACTCCCTGGACTGCTTGATTAAGATCTACCGCAAAGAAGGCCTGAGGGGCATCAACCGGGGAATGGCTTCCACATTCATGCGGGAGACCCCCAGCTTTGGTTTCTACTTTTTGACTTATGACTGCCTAACCAGATACCTGGGCTGTGAGGCGGAGGACAGTTACATTATCCCAAAACTGCTTTTGGCTGGAGGCATGTCTGGAATTGTCTCCTGGCTATCAACATACCCGGTTGACGTGATCAAGTCCCGCCTTCAGGCTGATGGAGTTGGTGGAGTCGTGCGATATCAGGGGATTCTGGACTGTGTTAGGAAAAGCTACCATGCCGAAGGCTTGAGAGTGTTCACCAGGGGTCTCACATCCACGCTTCTCCGGGCTTTCCCTGTAAACGCTGCGACTTTTGCCACTGTTACAGTGTTCCTGATGTATATGCGGTCGGAAGACAACCAAATCAAAGATAACCAGATTAGAGGAGATCTAAGTGGGTGTGAAGCTGGCCCTGCGATCCAGCAGCCCTCCAGCTTTTAG
- the slc25a29 gene encoding mitochondrial basic amino acids transporter isoform X1, translating into MALDFLAGCVGGAAGVLVGHPFDTVKVRLQVQNVEKPLYRGTLHCFQSIIKQESAFGLYKGIGSPMMGLTFINALVFGVQGNTIRALGKDTPLNQFLAGSAAGAIQCVICCPMELAKTRMQLQGTGEYKLKSKNYKNSLDCLIKIYRKEGLRGINRGMASTFMRETPSFGFYFLTYDCLTRYLGCEAEDSYIIPKLLLAGGMSGIVSWLSTYPVDVIKSRLQADGVGGVVRYQGILDCVRKSYHAEGLRVFTRGLTSTLLRAFPVNAATFATVTVFLMYMRSEDNQIKDNQIRGDLSGCEAGPAIQQPSSF; encoded by the exons GTGCCGCTGGTGTGTTGGTAGGACATCCGTTTGACACAGTTAAG GTACGCCTTCAAGTTCAAAATGTAGAGAAGCCACTTTACCGGGGGACCTTGCATTGTTTCCAGTCGATCATAAAGCAAGAATCG GCCTTTGGACTGTATAAAGGTATTGGGTCACCTATGATGGGACTTACCTTCATTAATGCCCTTGTGTTTGGGGTGCAAGGGAACACGATCCGTGCTCTTGGGAAGGACACACCGCTAAACCAGTTCCTTGCAGGTTCAGCAGCAGGTGCCATCCAGTGCGTCATCTGCTGCCCCATGGAACTGGCTAAGACGCGAATGCAGCTCCAAGGAACGGGCGAATAcaagttgaagtccaagaacTACAAAAACTCCCTGGACTGCTTGATTAAGATCTACCGCAAAGAAGGCCTGAGGGGCATCAACCGGGGAATGGCTTCCACATTCATGCGGGAGACCCCCAGCTTTGGTTTCTACTTTTTGACTTATGACTGCCTAACCAGATACCTGGGCTGTGAGGCGGAGGACAGTTACATTATCCCAAAACTGCTTTTGGCTGGAGGCATGTCTGGAATTGTCTCCTGGCTATCAACATACCCGGTTGACGTGATCAAGTCCCGCCTTCAGGCTGATGGAGTTGGTGGAGTCGTGCGATATCAGGGGATTCTGGACTGTGTTAGGAAAAGCTACCATGCCGAAGGCTTGAGAGTGTTCACCAGGGGTCTCACATCCACGCTTCTCCGGGCTTTCCCTGTAAACGCTGCGACTTTTGCCACTGTTACAGTGTTCCTGATGTATATGCGGTCGGAAGACAACCAAATCAAAGATAACCAGATTAGAGGAGATCTAAGTGGGTGTGAAGCTGGCCCTGCGATCCAGCAGCCCTCCAGCTTTTAG
- the slc25a29 gene encoding mitochondrial basic amino acids transporter isoform X2 has translation MYPNKDILMLSAGFFAISVNPCYILQVRLQVQNVEKPLYRGTLHCFQSIIKQESAFGLYKGIGSPMMGLTFINALVFGVQGNTIRALGKDTPLNQFLAGSAAGAIQCVICCPMELAKTRMQLQGTGEYKLKSKNYKNSLDCLIKIYRKEGLRGINRGMASTFMRETPSFGFYFLTYDCLTRYLGCEAEDSYIIPKLLLAGGMSGIVSWLSTYPVDVIKSRLQADGVGGVVRYQGILDCVRKSYHAEGLRVFTRGLTSTLLRAFPVNAATFATVTVFLMYMRSEDNQIKDNQIRGDLSGCEAGPAIQQPSSF, from the exons ATGTACCCAAATAAAGATATTCTCATGCTGAGTGCTGGGTTTTTTGCCATCTCAGTAAATCCTTGTTACATTTTGCAGGTACGCCTTCAAGTTCAAAATGTAGAGAAGCCACTTTACCGGGGGACCTTGCATTGTTTCCAGTCGATCATAAAGCAAGAATCG GCCTTTGGACTGTATAAAGGTATTGGGTCACCTATGATGGGACTTACCTTCATTAATGCCCTTGTGTTTGGGGTGCAAGGGAACACGATCCGTGCTCTTGGGAAGGACACACCGCTAAACCAGTTCCTTGCAGGTTCAGCAGCAGGTGCCATCCAGTGCGTCATCTGCTGCCCCATGGAACTGGCTAAGACGCGAATGCAGCTCCAAGGAACGGGCGAATAcaagttgaagtccaagaacTACAAAAACTCCCTGGACTGCTTGATTAAGATCTACCGCAAAGAAGGCCTGAGGGGCATCAACCGGGGAATGGCTTCCACATTCATGCGGGAGACCCCCAGCTTTGGTTTCTACTTTTTGACTTATGACTGCCTAACCAGATACCTGGGCTGTGAGGCGGAGGACAGTTACATTATCCCAAAACTGCTTTTGGCTGGAGGCATGTCTGGAATTGTCTCCTGGCTATCAACATACCCGGTTGACGTGATCAAGTCCCGCCTTCAGGCTGATGGAGTTGGTGGAGTCGTGCGATATCAGGGGATTCTGGACTGTGTTAGGAAAAGCTACCATGCCGAAGGCTTGAGAGTGTTCACCAGGGGTCTCACATCCACGCTTCTCCGGGCTTTCCCTGTAAACGCTGCGACTTTTGCCACTGTTACAGTGTTCCTGATGTATATGCGGTCGGAAGACAACCAAATCAAAGATAACCAGATTAGAGGAGATCTAAGTGGGTGTGAAGCTGGCCCTGCGATCCAGCAGCCCTCCAGCTTTTAG